In the Prionailurus viverrinus isolate Anna chromosome A3, UM_Priviv_1.0, whole genome shotgun sequence genome, AACTGAAGCCCTCACTTTGCCTTTAAAGCCCCCATGACCCACGCCCTGCTGGTCTTGCTCCCGTTCCAACCCTCCCTTATTCTCCAGGTTCCAACGCCCCTGCCTCCCACTGCTGTTTGGACACGCCAAGCCCCTTCTGTCTCAGAGCCCGCACACTTGCTATACCTCTGCCTCATCACACCGCTCCCCCCTTGCTCCTGTCCTTCAGTCTCGCTCCGATGGCACCTCCTCAAAAAGACAGAGGTGCTTCCCCTGACCACCTTCTCCAATGTTATCGTCATTCAATACCTACCGCGCTCACCCTCTGTGATGTAAACTGctcctgtttgtctgttttcttctttgattatGTGCCTGGTGAGTGTTTTCCCCACTCGGTTGTCAGTTGTAAGGAAGCTTGTGCTTGTTTGCCATCCTGTCCGAACTCCCAAAGAAAGAGTGGAATAAAAATGCGTGGACCGACACCGGGGTCAGATGGGCCAGGATGACCTTGAGTTCCATCACGTATGGCCCACATGACCTTCAGCGAGGGATTTCATCCCTTCTagttcagtgtcctcatctgtcaaatgggtgAAAACGCTTGCCTTGCAGGGTGGGTCTGAGGGTGAAGACAGCCTGTCATTAAATGCCCCGGCCCCTGGTGCCACAGGGGCTGAGTGGTTacacaaaggaggaagagagccaTCAACCCACCGCTCTGAGCGCTGACGTCATGGGCTCTCCACTCTAGCCTGTGCCAGACCACAGATTGAGAAATGGAGAGGGATTCAGGCTCCAAGGAAGAGGGTCAGTCCCAGCTGCAAACAGTCAGCCGAGTCCCAGCCCTGTATTGCTGTTTGGACCAAGCCACCCCAGCCCATCCGCTCCACCGTAGCCTAAACAACACATCCACTACCAGCTCGCCatctctccctcactgcccctccttgCTCCTCACACGTCAAAACTGGCAGACAACCAGAGCCTCTGATCGACCGAATGACTGATTCACTGTGAAGTATCTGAAAGGAAAATCGTAAGACTTGAACTAAAACTACAACTGTGAGCAGCCCAAGGCGTTGTCTGTCCATGGACAGCAGGGGAGAGCTGGGTTCTGCCTGGAGCTTCTGGCTGTTTCTAGGAGCTCTGGGGCAGATGGACTGCAGGAGAAGCTGTGGGCAGCCTCGCAAGAACCCACCGAGTTACCCACACCCCTTGCGTTAAACACTGAATACTGGCACCTATTAAGACTCTGTACcatttttctattgctgctgtaacaaattaccacaaacttagtggcttcaaacaacacaaatttattattctacagttctggaggtcagaggtctAAAATGGGTTTCACTGGACTAAAATTCAACTGTCAGCCGAGCTGTGTTTCTCCTGGaagctctaggagagaatccttCCCTTGCTTTTTACAGCTTCTGGAACCACCTGCATTCGCTGGCCGATAGCCCTGTCTGCTACATTTGAAATTCGATTAATAGCATAGCATCTTCCAGCCTCTGACTCTCACCCTCCTGCCTCATTCTTACGAGGACCCTTGTGGGagtcttcccatctcaagatccttaccttaatcacatttgcaaagtcaCTTTTGCCTTggaggtaacatattcacagagtCTGGGGATTAGGACGTGGACATCTTTaggggggcattattctgcctatcaGCAGGATGCTGCCTTCAGCAGGATGAGCTTGGTTTGGGGGCACCAGCCTGGAACTCGGCCTCCTGCCTCACTACCGACTCTGTTCAAAGTAGAACTCAGTGCAGGCCAATGGCTCACTTTCCTTGGCAAGTCGTACTGGTTGCTGGGGCTCAGCTGGGCCACAGAGGAACCAGCCAGGCCAGGCAGCAGCCTCAAGCCTGAAGGCTGAGCCCAGGCTTCTCTGGAAGAAGGTGAAGCGTGTGGCCTGCTCACCACCCTTGTACAGGTCCTCGATGTTCACATCCTGTGGGAGCAAGGTGGTCGCCGCGGGATGAGGCTACTGGTAAAGATGTCAGCCCCAGAGGCCTCCAGGGGGTGGTCAATAAGGGACTTTACGGAGAGGTTCTATACCCGGGGAACTGCCTTCTGCGGGTTCTGGAGGGCAGGGGTCTTGGTGCTAGGTGCAGAGGGAAGGACAGGAATGTGTGGACCTGGCCAGGAATCCACAGATGGGTGCAGAGATGCCAGAGTATCCTGGAAGCCATGTCTGCAGGGTCCCCTAGAACAGGGTGTGGTTTCTCACCTCCAGCTGCAGGGAAGGCCCCTCTTCTGTCTCCACACAGGCCAGGCAGCGACTGCCTCCCTGGAGTCCCAGGAAGATGGGGACTTTGGTGCGGTCCAGGCCTCTGTTGGGAAGTATGCAGATCTTctctgggagggaagagagacgAGAGCCAGGAGATGAGAGGGATTCAGATTACAACCTCTCAGTGAGCTAAGCCCAGGCAGGAAGGAACCGGGTCAGGCCTGGCCCCTGCATGTGGGCTGCTAGGCGAGCCAGGACCCCTGCAGCGGCCACGACACCCTCCGAAAGAGAGGTCCTCAGCTGTTCCCTGCGTCTTTTCACTGTTaccagaggcaggagggaaggggaaagccTGTGGAAGGTGGAGCATGAGTGTGTCCGAGGGGGTGAAGCCCAGATGCTCACCTGCACAGCAGTCGTCCGCACTGGGATCTCCTACCAGGAGCTGGTCACCTCTTAAGTATAGAGCCTTCTGATCTGCATCCTTAATTCTGGAACAGGATGGCAGTGCTGATGGCCTGCTCCCTTCGGACACCACCAAACCCCAAAGTCCTTGCCCCTCCACACTCTGAAAGTACCACACTGAGCATTTAGGGGTTCTTCTCTCTTCCACACATGAGAAGTGGGTATACAACTCCACCCAAGAACAGGTGAAACCAGGTCAGCCTTAAGGCCAGGGAAGGTCTTCTGGGGCTCTCGATTCTCAGAGGCTCCCTTTACCAGGCTTGGGCTCTGTTGGGGCCCTGGGGGCACTGAGGAAAGCCAGTACCTTCTCACTGAGGGGTAGACAGAGTTTTCCCGATTATGCCGGCCCTTTTGCATGCCCGTCCTGAGAAATCTCCTAATGAGGCTCAGATATCTGTGGGATGGAGTAAGCCTTATCCCAGATTTTCTGAGCCTGCCccaattttacataaatgtttattctCTTCAGTGAAGGGATTCATTGAGTATATAATAAAGTGTGGCTTGCTTTTCCAATATCTTAAGGGCTTTCTTATAGAACAAAATCcaggaatcaggaaaaaaaaatccaacgtGACAGAAGGTGTGCCAAcattgcccccctcccccacaccgtTCCACGCGAGGTATGCCCTGGGGTGGGCCCACATTCTAGGTGCCAGACTTAGGAGGTCAGCAAAGAGCTCGAACAGGGTGTGATTACAGGCATTTGGGGTTGGCAGAGTTTCCATTGATGGGCCTGCGAGGGTAAATACgtgctggggagcagggaggaaacCACAATGAGTGTGTGCAACATCAAAGTCACACAGGTTATTAGCCTGGTCGCTTGGCTGGTTTCAAAACGTCTGTCAGCCACTCTCAGGACCCGGGGAGCCCTCCCTACCTCCTCTGGGCCAATGCCATCGCCTCcaggagatttttctctctcaataacaGCTAATTATAATACCCTTAGCTAATGACTGTATGTGTTTAAAGTAGGTTCACttgtacaataaaaataaagatctcaaaAGAGCCTAGGCTTGCCAACCAGCATTCTCTCTCCAACCTGGATGACCAGGACTTGTCTGTAACTCATCTGCGAGCCACATTCTCTTTGGAGACCAGAACCCAAGTTAGATACCCCAAAGTGCTGATATCTGTTTTGTCATTTGGGTGCTTTATACACAGGTGTTTTGCCTTCCCAGCCACGTGGCAACTTCCTAGAGGTCCTGACTGGCCCCCTCACGTCCAGGACAGGGCAGACCCATGCAGGAGCCGCAGCAATGCAACCCAGAAGTCAGTTCTGCTTTTGGCTCATTCCTCAAAGGACTGGAGGTAGTTTCCAATGAGAAATCACAGGCAATAAAGTGTAAGCTATAAGTAAAGTCTCAAATGTCAAATGAGGTAACAGTGAGAGTTGGCAGTGCATGCTGGGAGCAAAGGCCACAGAGACCGACGTGTGGAGATGCTGTCTCTGAGATTCAAAATTGTTCCTGAGCTTCTGGAGAGAGGAGGTTGGAGTGGCACAGAGAGTGTGGGTCCCGGCTCTGTGATACATGAGGTCATTGATCTAGCCTCTTTGAGCTTTGGTTTCCAAATCTGACCGGACTTAGGCGCGTTCCCCTTGTGGGTTACTCAGGATGGAGGCAAGGCATCTTGGATGCTCAGGGAAGAGGGCTATTGTTAACATGCTTATGATTAAACTTAATTAGGGGGCACTTGAGAGTTCTCAGGTGAGAAGGAGCCGCATCCCTCCCCTGGgccttcctgccctcttcccaCGTCATCTCCAGACCTCCAGTTGGAAAGGATGGACTCCGGGGAGACTTACGTGTAGTATCTTGCCATGGGCAGGGAGCACATTCCTGCAATCCTGGGTGACTGGTCCTTgctgagggggaagaaaagacaggCTGTCAGAAAAGGAGGGTATTAtaagggtggggctggggggacagACCCCCTGAGGGGCCCCGAATCACTGAATCACAAAGCAGAAAGATCTCACTAAGCTGCTTATCTATAATTGGCCTGATGGAATCCACCAAGGTCTCCCCAgcccagcaagctccaggcatCTCTGCTTCGCCCTGCTTTGGGGTCATCTGGCAGGGGTGTGAGCCAGTGACATGTGAGTGGTGCTAGCTTGGGGGAACTGAAGAACAGGTTCCCCGAAGACTTTGGCCAGGACTACTTCCTGGGGCTGAGACGAGGGTGGGGTGTGCTCCAGCCTCACAGTTTGAGGATGAGCTGAGCTCAAATCCTGTCTCACTGCCCAGCCTAGCCGTAGAGTCATCGCACCTCTCCCGGAGCTGCGGGAATAGCAGCGCTCCCAGGAACCatctccagcccgctgctggagGGTGCAGGGTCTCCCTGCAGAGTTAGAAAGCCTCATTCGAGGAACTAGAATGTTTTCCCAAGATTGTGAAAGAGAGACCATCCAAACTCCCCCATGATGCTCCAGATGGAAAGTAGGACAGGCCCTGAGATAtagagacttgtgttcttgaggATGAGTGATCACAACTGAAGCCAGTGTCCCCTTATTAATCCCACACCACAGTTTCACAACAGCTCTGCTCCTTCTGGTTGGATTATCCTGCCCTAGAACTTGACCCTAAAATGACCACCTTTAGAAAGACCATTCCAGAACCTAGCatggaaaaaaacccagagcCATTCAGGGCATGAGGGTGGTAGCCATTAGAAAATAGCCTGGAAAAGTAAATGCAAGGGTAGCTGGGGCTGGGGTGCGCCCAGTAGATCTGATTCTCACAGAGTAAGAAAACcaaatagaagaagaaagagaagatagcAGAAAATAAGAGGGGATGGGGAAAAGGGGTGGGCAGAAAGGAgcagggctcagagagagagagaaagaatgacactgaaggacatttggggaAGTGGGTGAGGAGGAACAGTTTGATGATGACAGCAGAGCTTCTAGTCATGCCAGCAGCTCCGAGCTCCAGGACCCAGTGTTGGTACTGGATTTGCCATGCGgtcaccttggacaagtcatttccCACCTCCTAGGCTTGGCAGCAGGCAtttaagtgttggtgagaataaCGAATAACAGGGCATCTCTAGGATTCTGGATGGATATTGGTGACGTGAATCAAAGTCTTAAACTATTCTACATACTCTGTAATTTCATTTGTTGCCCTTTCTCTAAGGGAAAGTAATGGATTGCCCAAATGTTTAATTATGTTCACTACATCATTTCGGACAATAGCAAGAGTTGGATATAAGCTAAACGTCCAATAACAtgtcattgatttaaaaattatggcagggcgcctgggtgactcagtcggttaaacatctgatttcggctcaggtcatgatctcacagttcgtgagtttgggccctgtctcagcctctgtgctgatggctcaaaaCCTGGAGCTACTTCAGatgctgtcttcctctctctctctgcccctcccccacttgcactctgtgtctctctctctctctcaaaaataaataaacatttaaaattttttaattaaaaaataaaaataaaaattatgg is a window encoding:
- the IL1F10 gene encoding interleukin-1 family member 10 isoform X1, giving the protein MLFFSILSLCSSRGRRGWWCVRKWLQLRRLKNGQAGMSYILRPEIPLKSKMLVSTHMERFSRRINKDQSPRIAGMCSLPMARYYTIKDADQKALYLRGDQLLVGDPSADDCCAEKICILPNRGLDRTKVPIFLGLQGGSRCLACVETEEGPSLQLEDVNIEDLYKGGEQATRFTFFQRSLGSAFRLEAAAWPGWFLCGPAEPQQPVRLAKESEPLACTEFYFEQSR
- the IL1F10 gene encoding interleukin-1 family member 10 isoform X3 gives rise to the protein MCSLPMARYYTIKDADQKALYLRGDQLLVGDPSADDCCAEKICILPNRGLDRTKVPIFLGLQGGSRCLACVETEEGPSLQLEDVNIEDLYKGGEQATRFTFFQRSLGSAFRLEAAAWPGWFLCGPAEPQQPVRLAKESEPLACTEFYFEQSR